In Leptospira congkakensis, the DNA window CTGTGTTCGGAAAATTCAAATCGAATCGATTGACGAAAATGACAGGTCATAAGAAAATTTGGGCATGTTAGAAATTTCCAATGACTTCAATTTAAAATCTTACGGTCGATTTCCAGAGGAACTATCAGATCCAAAAAGTTTTAAAGACCGAATGGTGGAAGTTTCCCGTCTCTTCCAGACTATGGGTGAATCGTATTTAGAACATTTGGGAGATGATTCTAAAATTAGTGGATCTGAGAAAAAGAATCTCATAGAACACTTGGAAAACATTTTACTGGTTCTTGTGATGCTTAGAAAAATCGATTTTTCCCCTCTCGATGAAGAAACATACATTCGAAAGGATAGGGGTTTATTCGAACTACGATTGCGGTTTACGGATGGATCGGTTTGGGAACTCACAGGTGCCATTCGACCGGAATACAAAATGAAACAAAGATTATTCAAAGAGTGGTTTAATACTTCTTTTTCAAACGATATCAAAACATTTTATGCAATTTATGGAAATGCAGGAATGGACAAGGTAATCACTCCAGAAGAAAAAAACCAAATCACAAAACAAATCGATCGTATCATTGCAGAAATTGTGGAGATGATTGTTTACATTGAAAGGTTTATGTTGTTTCAATAAATCAATAAAACGAAACAAAATCTTTTTACAAAACGATATCTCATAATTCACAGCCAGCGGAGGGCAAGTGGGATCATTAAAAACAGGGATTACCTTTCATGAAGAATTTCTAAAACACAATACAGGTGCGGGCCATCCGGAAAATCATGGAAGATTAGAGTCAATACTGGATCATTTGTCTGATTTACCTTCCAAAAACTTTCTTTGGAAAAAAGATTTTAAGGAAGCCCCTCTTTCAGTGATTTCCTCTATTCATGATCCGAATTACGTTCGTTCGGTGGGAATAACTTGTGAGGAAAAAGGAAATGGATATTTGGATGGAGACACGGTTTTTTCTCCCCGTTCCTTTTATGCAGCGAGTCTTGCCGTTGGTGCTGGGTTATACCTTGCCGATGAAGTTCTTTCTGGTAATTTGGCAAATGGAATGGCGCTCGTTCGACCTCCAGGTCATCACGCCGAGTCGGATCGCGCGATGGGATTTTGTATTTTTAATAACATTGCCATCACTGCAAAATACCTTCAGTCCAAAGGAATCAAACGGATTTTGATTCTAGATTGGGACGTACACCATGGGAATGGCACGCAACACCAGTTTTACGATGATGATTCTGTTTATTTTGTATCACTCCACCAGTATCCTTTTTATCCAGGAACAGGGGCTTTGTCGGAACGGGGAAGAGGGAAAGGACTTGGATCCACTCTTAATATTCCATTGGCCAGAGGTGCAGATGAGCCGGAATATTTGTCTCATTTTTCTTCTATCCATCGAGAAATGGAAAAGTTTCAACCTGAGTTTGTTTTGATTTCTGCTGGTTTCGATGCCCACAAGAAAGATCCGTTAGGTGGTATGAATTTATCCACTTCCTCTTATGAAATTTTTACAAAGGAAGTGAAACAAATCGCTGATACATACGCTGGCGGTAAAATTGTTTCCTTTTTGGAAGGTGGATATGATTTTCAAGCTCTAGCAGAATCAGTCAAAGTACATTTGGAAACCTTGACGACTTAGTCTCCTGGTGTGAGTCCCAATACAACTTTCACCCAATGCATTAGTGGTC includes these proteins:
- a CDS encoding histone deacetylase family protein encodes the protein MGSLKTGITFHEEFLKHNTGAGHPENHGRLESILDHLSDLPSKNFLWKKDFKEAPLSVISSIHDPNYVRSVGITCEEKGNGYLDGDTVFSPRSFYAASLAVGAGLYLADEVLSGNLANGMALVRPPGHHAESDRAMGFCIFNNIAITAKYLQSKGIKRILILDWDVHHGNGTQHQFYDDDSVYFVSLHQYPFYPGTGALSERGRGKGLGSTLNIPLARGADEPEYLSHFSSIHREMEKFQPEFVLISAGFDAHKKDPLGGMNLSTSSYEIFTKEVKQIADTYAGGKIVSFLEGGYDFQALAESVKVHLETLTT